The segment TCAAGCACATGGCCTACACCGTGCATATCGAAGACGAGCGGCGCGGCGAGCGCGCCATCGCGGTGGCGTTCGAGGCCACCTGGGAAGGCCTGCTCAACCCCAGTGACCCGGACGGCTTCATCGTGGAGGCCCGCTTCTGCTCTATCGATGAGGCGCTGGACAAGCTCGATTCGCCGCCCATGCGCGAGCCTCTCAGTGACTACCTGCAGACCGGTGAGCCAGGGCGGTTCTACGCTTTCAAGGGCTGGGACGGGCGGGGCGGCCTGCGGATTCCGGCCCTGAAACCCAGAAGCTAGGAGCGCCGTGGGCAAGCCTGGAACAACACAAAGGCCCGGAGACTAATCCCCGGGCCTGTTCCTTTCACTGACTTC is part of the Deinococcus malanensis genome and harbors:
- a CDS encoding NUDIX hydrolase produces the protein MARRDLLVAAGVLRDRFGRVLLVGNDWQGHGRVRHTLPGGVVEPGETLPEALYREIFEETGLKLTGIKHMAYTVHIEDERRGERAIAVAFEATWEGLLNPSDPDGFIVEARFCSIDEALDKLDSPPMREPLSDYLQTGEPGRFYAFKGWDGRGGLRIPALKPRS